One genomic segment of Schistosoma haematobium chromosome 6, whole genome shotgun sequence includes these proteins:
- the BUB3_4 gene encoding mitotic spindle checkpoint protein Bub3 (EggNog:ENOG41KOG1036~COG:S) gives MIIQNSIRHNLSLNRYFIRVPRSQSEPGKGAFWQLDPYCETCLISQAFRKRRQTSSKSSSSSDLNQTSNANNNANDDSNNDRNQYDGDDDDDVVDDEEQQHQEKKEGEQRNVLNDNSNNENSIDNNTIDVNNSAFPVTSRELFFNDNSQHNPLDNNTYIGNDSNASASQCVFVQSNYCLKQQNHHLQNVQSLLHPHSFCLSNSLSLSTPSPSSVMLSSFGDHQQRQDESGAVLHYSNSLPTANGDR, from the coding sequence ATGATAATACAGAATTCAATACGTcataatttatcattaaatcGTTATTTTATCCGTGTACCACGTTCTCAATCGGAACCTGGTAAAGGTGCATTTTGGCAATTAGACCCTTATTGTGAAACATGTTTAATTAGTCAAGCATTTCGTAAACGTCGTCAAACGTCATCgaagtcatcatcatcatctgatTTAAATCAAACTAGTAATGCCAATAATAATGCTAATGACGATAGTAATAATGATCGAAATCAGTATGACggtgacgatgatgatgatgttgtcgACGATGAAGAACAACAACaccaagaaaaaaaagaaggtgAACAAAGAAATGTTTTAAACGATAATAGCAACAACGAGAATAgtattgataataatactattgaTGTTAATAATTCTGCATTTCCTGTAACATCTCGTGaattatttttcaatgataataGTCAACATAATCCATTAGATAATAACACATATATTGGTAATGATAGTAATGCCTCAGCTTCTCAATGTGTTTTTGTACAATCGaattattgtttaaaacaaCAAAATCACCACTTGCAAAATGTACAATCTTTACTTCATCCTCACTCTTTTTGCTTGTCAAATTCATTATCGTTATCAACACCATCACCATCGTCGGTCATGTTATCGTCATTTGGTGATCACCAACAACGCCAGGATGAGTCTGGTGCAGTGTTACATTATTCAAATAGTTTACCAACAGCCAATGGAGATCGGTAA